One stretch of Caloenas nicobarica isolate bCalNic1 chromosome 2, bCalNic1.hap1, whole genome shotgun sequence DNA includes these proteins:
- the C2H7orf25 gene encoding UPF0415 protein C7orf25 homolog isoform X2: protein MSVQSLLCERIAVAKELIKRAEALSKSQKRRIEGGAKLCGKLKAELNFLHKVEAGKVAVKESHLQSTNLTHLQAIIQSAENLEDIVSVLHVFAYEDRFGDKQTLVVDVVANGGHTWVKAIGRKAEALHNIWLGRGQYGDKSVIEQAEDFLQASRQQPVEYSNPHIIFAFYNGVSSPVAERLTEMGISVRGDIVAVNSLAEPSTENQHLNASESDEEGPELLQVTRVDRGNLVASIAFPTQIKVNVCNRVNLDITTLITYVSALSYGGCYFIFKEKVLTEQAAQERRERVLPQLEEFMEGKELFACESAVRDFQSILETLGGPGEKERAALLVKRINVVPDQPSDRALGLVASSKINSRSLTIFGTGDTLKAITMTANSGFVRAAANQGVKFSVFVHQPRALTESKEPLATPLPKSCPPDDGL, encoded by the coding sequence ATGTCTGTGCAGTCGCTGCTTTGTGAAAGAATTGCTGTTGCCAAAGAATTGATCAAGAGAGCGGAAGCCCTTTCGAAGTCCCAGAAAAGGAGAATAGAAGGTGGGGCAAAACTGTGTGGCAAACTGAAGGCTGAGCTAAACTTCTTACACAAGGTAGAGGCAGGGAAGGTGGCCGTTAAAGAATCCCATCTGCAGAGTACAAACCTTACCCATCTCCAAGCCATTATTCAGTCAGCAGAGAACCTGGAGGACATTGTCAGTGTCCTCCACGTCTTTGCTTATGAGGACAGGTTTGGAGACAAACAGACGCTGGTGGTAGATGTTGTTGCAAATGGAGGTCACACGTGGGTGAAGGCCATTGGTCGGAAGGCTGAGGCCCTGCATAACATCTGGCTGGGGAGAGGCCAGTATGGTGACAAAAGTGTTATTGAGCAGGCAGAGGACTTCCTGCAAGCAAGCCGTCAGCAGCCAGTGGAGTACAGCAATCCCCATATAATCTTTGCATTCTACAATGGCGTGTCCAGTCCTGTGGCAGAGAGGCTCACAGAGATGGGAATATCTGTACGAGGAGACATCGTTGCTGTGAACTCACTGGCAGAGCCATCTACTGAAAACCAGCACCTTAACGCCAGTGAATCAGATGAAGAAGGCCCCGAACTCCTGCAGGTGACCAGAGTAGACCGGGGGAATTTAGTGGCCAGCATTGCTTTTCCCACACAGATCAAAGTAAATGTGTGCAATAGAGTTAACTTGGACATCACTACCTTAATAACTTACGTCTCTGCTCTGAGCTATGGTGGCTGCTACTtcatcttcaaagaaaaagtgCTAACAGAGCAAGCGGCTcaagaaaggagggagagagtCCTGCCTCAGCTGGAGGAGTTCATGGAGGGGAAAGAGCTCTTTGCCTGTGAATCTGCTGTCAGAGATTTTCAGTCCATCTTGGAAACGCTGGGAGGACCTGGAGAGAAAGAACGAGCTGCGTTGCTTGTTAAAAGAATTAATGTGGTGCCAGATCAGCCATCTGACCGTGCCTTAGGACTAGTGGCTAGTTCAAAAATCAATAGCCGTTCTCTTACCATTTTTGGGACAGGAGACACTTTAAAAGCCATCACCATGACGGCAAATAGTGGTTTTGTGAGGGCAGCGGCTAACCAGGGGGTCAAGTTCAGTGTTTTTGTCCATCAGCCACGAGCGctgacagaaagcaaagaaccTCTTGCCACACCTTTACCAAAGAGCTGTCCACCTGATGATGGACTATAA
- the C2H7orf25 gene encoding UPF0415 protein C7orf25 homolog isoform X1: protein MRLRNNVSNMSVQSLLCERIAVAKELIKRAEALSKSQKRRIEGGAKLCGKLKAELNFLHKVEAGKVAVKESHLQSTNLTHLQAIIQSAENLEDIVSVLHVFAYEDRFGDKQTLVVDVVANGGHTWVKAIGRKAEALHNIWLGRGQYGDKSVIEQAEDFLQASRQQPVEYSNPHIIFAFYNGVSSPVAERLTEMGISVRGDIVAVNSLAEPSTENQHLNASESDEEGPELLQVTRVDRGNLVASIAFPTQIKVNVCNRVNLDITTLITYVSALSYGGCYFIFKEKVLTEQAAQERRERVLPQLEEFMEGKELFACESAVRDFQSILETLGGPGEKERAALLVKRINVVPDQPSDRALGLVASSKINSRSLTIFGTGDTLKAITMTANSGFVRAAANQGVKFSVFVHQPRALTESKEPLATPLPKSCPPDDGL from the exons ATGCGGCTTAG GAATAATGTTTCCAACATGTCTGTGCAGTCGCTGCTTTGTGAAAGAATTGCTGTTGCCAAAGAATTGATCAAGAGAGCGGAAGCCCTTTCGAAGTCCCAGAAAAGGAGAATAGAAGGTGGGGCAAAACTGTGTGGCAAACTGAAGGCTGAGCTAAACTTCTTACACAAGGTAGAGGCAGGGAAGGTGGCCGTTAAAGAATCCCATCTGCAGAGTACAAACCTTACCCATCTCCAAGCCATTATTCAGTCAGCAGAGAACCTGGAGGACATTGTCAGTGTCCTCCACGTCTTTGCTTATGAGGACAGGTTTGGAGACAAACAGACGCTGGTGGTAGATGTTGTTGCAAATGGAGGTCACACGTGGGTGAAGGCCATTGGTCGGAAGGCTGAGGCCCTGCATAACATCTGGCTGGGGAGAGGCCAGTATGGTGACAAAAGTGTTATTGAGCAGGCAGAGGACTTCCTGCAAGCAAGCCGTCAGCAGCCAGTGGAGTACAGCAATCCCCATATAATCTTTGCATTCTACAATGGCGTGTCCAGTCCTGTGGCAGAGAGGCTCACAGAGATGGGAATATCTGTACGAGGAGACATCGTTGCTGTGAACTCACTGGCAGAGCCATCTACTGAAAACCAGCACCTTAACGCCAGTGAATCAGATGAAGAAGGCCCCGAACTCCTGCAGGTGACCAGAGTAGACCGGGGGAATTTAGTGGCCAGCATTGCTTTTCCCACACAGATCAAAGTAAATGTGTGCAATAGAGTTAACTTGGACATCACTACCTTAATAACTTACGTCTCTGCTCTGAGCTATGGTGGCTGCTACTtcatcttcaaagaaaaagtgCTAACAGAGCAAGCGGCTcaagaaaggagggagagagtCCTGCCTCAGCTGGAGGAGTTCATGGAGGGGAAAGAGCTCTTTGCCTGTGAATCTGCTGTCAGAGATTTTCAGTCCATCTTGGAAACGCTGGGAGGACCTGGAGAGAAAGAACGAGCTGCGTTGCTTGTTAAAAGAATTAATGTGGTGCCAGATCAGCCATCTGACCGTGCCTTAGGACTAGTGGCTAGTTCAAAAATCAATAGCCGTTCTCTTACCATTTTTGGGACAGGAGACACTTTAAAAGCCATCACCATGACGGCAAATAGTGGTTTTGTGAGGGCAGCGGCTAACCAGGGGGTCAAGTTCAGTGTTTTTGTCCATCAGCCACGAGCGctgacagaaagcaaagaaccTCTTGCCACACCTTTACCAAAGAGCTGTCCACCTGATGATGGACTATAA